From the genome of Deltaproteobacteria bacterium, one region includes:
- a CDS encoding DUF4266 domain-containing protein, protein MRNFVWWILAFALAASAFGATSCAVVQPFEREVLADPIMQFDYDDLDAAYLAKLCETREGSAGGQGGASGGCGCK, encoded by the coding sequence ATGCGCAACTTCGTCTGGTGGATTCTCGCATTCGCGCTCGCGGCGTCCGCATTCGGCGCAACGTCGTGCGCCGTTGTGCAGCCGTTCGAGCGCGAGGTGCTCGCGGACCCGATCATGCAGTTCGACTACGACGACCTGGACGCGGCCTACCTCGCCAAGTTGTGCGAGACGCGCGAAGGATCGGCCGGCGGCCAAGGCGGAGCGTCCGGCGGCTGCGGCTGCAAGTGA